The genomic segment ACCCTTCGCGCGCACGTTGCACAGGGTGCACGACGCGTACAGGTGGTGGTAGCCGACCCACGAGCGGCACGTGGCCACCGTGGAGAAGCACAGCGAGTGGATCCACGTGTATCCCAGCGCCACCACGGCGTCCCGGTGCCGCATCCTGGAGTGGTAGCTCAGCGGGAACACCACGGCCACCCATCGGTCGATGCTGAGCGCTGCCATGCTGAGCATGGAGTTGGTGGTGAGAAAGGTGTCGAGGAAGCCCACGATTTGACAGAAGCCGTCTCCCCCGGGGTGGCCCGTGGTGATGAGCCCCACTAGAGTTATTGGCATGCTGGACACGCTCTGCAACAGGTTGCACAGCGACAGGTTGAGGATGAAGAGGCCGGGCACCTGCTTGCGGATCTCCGGGTTGTACAGAAAGCAGATCAGCACCACCACGTTGGACAGCAGCGACACGACGATAATCCCCACGATCAGCACGGAGGCGACGATGTCCGCCGCGTCCATGGCGCGTCCGCTCAAATATCCCGACTTTTGATACGCGCATCCACGGTCCCGAAGCCCGCTGTCATCGTGGAGTTGCGGTGTTTGTCCTGCGTACTTTCCACACGCTCCAAATGCCTTCCGTAACCGGAGGAGTCCCCCCGACGGCGTCCACGATTCGGCAGAAGGACGGTCATAGAGAGAAGCCTCACCTGATTATTATGGGAGTGTGGGGAAGTCCGTGTGGGGACAGTCTCGCGGCTGGAGGCTGGTTTGTGTGAGGCGCTGCGGTGGTTTTCACGCACCTCTCTCATCCCACTGGTCCGGTCTCTTGGCTGAGCAGTTGCGCATTGGCATATTGGGCAGCTTTGAAAAAGTCCTTGGAGCGAGCCGTCTTCCGGGCTTCTTTTATAGAGCTACGAGGCGGAATGCCGAGCCTGTTGCTGAAACCCTACTCACAAATAGCGTTTTGGTGTATAAATAGACGCACGACGCACGACTGCGTGGCTGTTGGTAGGACTGATGTCATGAGCGTCACGTTCAACACATCAGTTCTAGTATGTTATAGTTCGTGAATATTACCAGGCACAGATTAATTTGTCAATTAACCATTTTTGCCCAGGTGACTAGACATGAATAATAActcattggttaaaaataattCTAAGCAGCCATCATTGTGGTTCAACGTGCATCTCAGATGTCTTTGAGGAAACACACTTTCCCATCAGTGCAGTGTTTCAAGCCTTATATGGTGAATAAAATGGACGTGATGGTCTGTTCCATCCAGACTGACAGTACCACAGACTGGTGTG from the Betta splendens chromosome 15, fBetSpl5.4, whole genome shotgun sequence genome contains:
- the LOC114841879 gene encoding G-protein coupled receptor 26-like; translated protein: MDAADIVASVLIVGIIVVSLLSNVVVLICFLYNPEIRKQVPGLFILNLSLCNLLQSVSSMPITLVGLITTGHPGGDGFCQIVGFLDTFLTTNSMLSMAALSIDRWVAVVFPLSYHSRMRHRDAVVALGYTWIHSLCFSTVATCRSWVGYHHLYASCTLCNVRAKGAGTQFIVFTVALHSLTFLLTLVVLCVTYLKVLKVARLHCKRIDVITMQTLVLLVDIHPSVRQKCLDEQKRRRQRATKKISTFIGTFVVCFTPYVLTR